One Hevea brasiliensis isolate MT/VB/25A 57/8 chromosome 5, ASM3005281v1, whole genome shotgun sequence genomic region harbors:
- the LOC110658551 gene encoding uncharacterized protein LOC110658551 isoform X2 yields the protein MAEDLVLDTAIRDWVLIPLSVVMVLIGVLRYFVSKLMRSYQVPDAKIVKEGQVIVRARNLRSGANFIPPKAFRARRVYFSNEENGLLFVPKGQAQNAQAQMFSDPNMAMDMMKKNLSMIIPQTLTFAWVNFFFSGFVAAKIPFPLTQRFRSMLQNGIDLSTVDVSYVSSRSWYFLNLFGLRGLFSLILGEENAMDDTQRMMQMSGFGFDPTKEFCKVGKARKSKEFLGSC from the exons ATGGCAGAAGATCTGGTGCTCGATACGGCGATAAGAGATTGGGTACTTATTCCTCTATCCGTAGTTATGGTCCTCATTGGCGTCCTCCGCTACTTCGTCTCCAAGCTTATGCGCTCTTATCAAGTCCCGGATGCCAAGATCGTCAAAGAAGG GCAAGTAATTGTCAGGGCTCGGAATTTGCGCTCTGGCGCTAATTTTATACCTCCTAAGGCGTTTCGTGCTCGAAGGGTTTATTTCAGCAACGAG GAAAATGGATTGTTATTTGTTCCGAAAGGCCAGGCACAAAATGCACAAGCACAAATGTTCTCTGATCCAAATATGGCCATGGATATGATGAAAAAAAACCTTTCTATGATTATACCTCag ACTCTTACTTTTGCGTGGGTCAACTTTTTCTTCTCTGGATTTGTTGCTG CCAAGATACCCTTTCCGCTGACTCAGAGGTTCAGATCAATGTTGCAAAATGGGATTGACTTGAGCACTGTTGATGTTAGTTATGTCAGTAGTCGTTCATG GTATTTCCTTAATTTGTTTGGATTAAGGGGTTTATTTAGTCTCATTCTTGGTGAAGAAAATG CTATGGACGATACACAACGCATGATGCAAATGAGTGGATTTGGCTTTGATCCAACAAAG GAATTCTGTAAGGTTGGGAAAGCTAGAAAGAGCAAGGAGTTTTTGGGGAGCTGCTGA
- the LOC110658551 gene encoding uncharacterized protein LOC110658551 isoform X1 translates to MAEDLVLDTAIRDWVLIPLSVVMVLIGVLRYFVSKLMRSYQVPDAKIVKEGQVIVRARNLRSGANFIPPKAFRARRVYFSNEENGLLFVPKGQAQNAQAQMFSDPNMAMDMMKKNLSMIIPQTLTFAWVNFFFSGFVAAKIPFPLTQRFRSMLQNGIDLSTVDVSYVSSRSWYFLNLFGLRGLFSLILGEENAMDDTQRMMQMSGFGFDPTKSLSAEKDSLDIIQHEWALPKFEQRAEAVLRKLVS, encoded by the exons ATGGCAGAAGATCTGGTGCTCGATACGGCGATAAGAGATTGGGTACTTATTCCTCTATCCGTAGTTATGGTCCTCATTGGCGTCCTCCGCTACTTCGTCTCCAAGCTTATGCGCTCTTATCAAGTCCCGGATGCCAAGATCGTCAAAGAAGG GCAAGTAATTGTCAGGGCTCGGAATTTGCGCTCTGGCGCTAATTTTATACCTCCTAAGGCGTTTCGTGCTCGAAGGGTTTATTTCAGCAACGAG GAAAATGGATTGTTATTTGTTCCGAAAGGCCAGGCACAAAATGCACAAGCACAAATGTTCTCTGATCCAAATATGGCCATGGATATGATGAAAAAAAACCTTTCTATGATTATACCTCag ACTCTTACTTTTGCGTGGGTCAACTTTTTCTTCTCTGGATTTGTTGCTG CCAAGATACCCTTTCCGCTGACTCAGAGGTTCAGATCAATGTTGCAAAATGGGATTGACTTGAGCACTGTTGATGTTAGTTATGTCAGTAGTCGTTCATG GTATTTCCTTAATTTGTTTGGATTAAGGGGTTTATTTAGTCTCATTCTTGGTGAAGAAAATG CTATGGACGATACACAACGCATGATGCAAATGAGTGGATTTGGCTTTGATCCAACAAAG AGCTTGAGTGCTGAGAAAGACAGTCTTGACATAATCCAGCATGAATGGGCCCTACCCAAATTTGAGCAGCGTGCTGAAGCAGTATTGAGAAAACTCGTCAGTTGA